From one Chanodichthys erythropterus isolate Z2021 chromosome 3, ASM2448905v1, whole genome shotgun sequence genomic stretch:
- the LOC137003183 gene encoding stonustoxin subunit alpha-like has protein sequence MASGPMEVAALGRPLSLGMLYDCRKDSFIPDYSLSSKSNLLDVSASLKASFMGGLVEVGGSAKYLRDTKSSNQQSRVTMFYSETTRYEQLTMSQLGQITYPQVFDQKTATHVVTAVLYGAQAAMVFDRTFSEEENKQEIEEELNVMVKSIPAFSIEGEGSVHLKDDEMKKAEKISCTFHGDILIEQNPTTYMEALETYKTLPTLLKKNPQNVVPIKVWLYPLHLLNSKAAQLQREITTSLISDTEQIIEELGEAERTCNDLIGNTLANAFSDIKERLQLFQDSLSTYKTMLLRAVGRVLPAIRGGEEEEKSLEDILNMHRSYPFIADQLNKWLKEAKSELHILSSYTNRLQGINIVDSADLNTILFDPDVDKVVCLTLTSLKYEDPYLSTLKEFVKSDTSKFPEPFSVQSVKNEHSVTGISVNSSPKWFKDFNILKRMRDNFSKFGRFAVANKDEKRIRCIISAISNPSIAGSSIYLYEKGKLIDTQFQPMLKPPPTMVLQTKLAVPQLDSPGQTHLGSTSEPGIVGGKGGEEFSF, from the exons ATGGCATCAGGGCCAATGGAAGTGGCAGCCCTAGGAAGACCTTTGTCTCTTGGAATGCTTTATGACTGCCGCAAAGATTCCTTCAttccag ATTACTCTCTTTCTAGTAAGTCCAACCTCCTGGATGTAAGTGCTTCCCTGAAAGCCAGTTTCATGGGGGGGCTTGTGGAGGTGGGAGGATCTGCCAAGTATCTGCGTGACACAAAATCCTCCAACCAACAGTCCAGAGTTACAATGTTTTACAGTGAAACCACAAGATATGAACAGCTCACTATGTCCCAGCTGGGCCAGATCACCTACCCTCAGGTGTTTGACCAGAAAACTGCAACTCATGTGGTCACGGCAGTGCTGTATGGAGCTCAGGCTGCCATGGTGTTTGATCGGACATTTTCAGAAGAGGAAAACAAGCAGGAGATTGAGGAAGAACTGAATGTCATGGTCAAGAGTATCCCTGCATTTTCCATTGAGGGAGAAGGATCTGTACATTTGAAAGATGATGAAATGAAAAAGGCTGAGAAGATCTCCTGCACATTTCATGGGGACATCTTAATTGAGCAGAACCCCACCACATACATGGAAGCCCTAGAGACATACAAGACGCTCCCCACTCTGCTGAAGAAGAATCCACAGAATGTGGTTCCAATAAAAGTCTGGCTTTATCCTCTTCATCTATTGAACAGTAAGGCAGCTCAGCTGCAGAGAGAGATTACCACAAGTCTGATTTCTGACACTGAACAAATAATTGAAGAGCTAGGAGAGGCAGAGAGGACGTGCAATGACCTGATCGGAAACACACTGGCCAATGCTTTCAGTGACATCAAAGAGAGGCTGCAATTATTTCAGGACTCATTAAGCACATATAAGACAATGCTCCTGAGAGCAGTCGGCAGGGTTTTGCCTGCTATTCGAggaggagaggaagaggagaagtCTCTGGAAGACATCCTGAATATGCACAGAAGCTACCCATTCATTGCTGACCAGCTTAACAAGTGGTTAAAAGAGGCAAAGTCTGAACTTCACATCTTGAGTTCCTACACCAATAGGCTACAGGGGATCAATATTGTAGACTCAGCTGATCTCAATACCATCTTATTTGATCCTGATGTTGATAAAGTGGTGTGCTTGACCTTAACATCTCTGAAGTATGAAGACCCATATCTTTCAACCCTGAAGGAGTTTGTGAAATCTGACACATCTAAATTTCCTGAACCTTTTTCTGTGCAATCTGTTAAAAA TGAACACAGTGTCACTGGGATTTCTGTGAACTCTTCCCCAAAGTGGTTTAAAGATTTCAATATCTTAAAAAGGATGAGAGACAACTTTTCTAAATTCGGGAGGTTTGCAGTGGCCAATAAAGATGAAAAGAGAATCCGCTGCATTATTTCTGCCATCTCCAATCCCTCCATTGCTGGCTCCTCCATCTATCTGTATGAAAAAGGGAAACTGATAGACACACAGTTTCAGCCCATGTTGAAGCCGCCCCCAACAATGG tgCTGCAGACAAAACTGGCTGTGCCCCAGTTAGATAGCCCTGGTCAAACCCATCTGGGCTCCACAT CTGAACCTGGGATTGTGGGCGGGAAAGGTGGTGAGGAATTCTCCTTTTAG